Proteins from a single region of Pseudomonas quebecensis:
- a CDS encoding lipopolysaccharide kinase InaA family protein, producing the protein MSDFLAAADRALLERNGLATFDALWAKQLDAVDEPNTSRGGWSSVFRLELEGQGYYLKRQSNYLTRSLHRPFGEPSFSREFRNISRYRALGIPALQAAFYGERKVAGEYRAMLLTRALDGWNDLESLLEQWSSLSDVQHRAILRACGELARRLHGVGQVHGCFYPKHIFLQATGDGYAAQLIDLEKTRPLLFGWRDRVKDLEPLLRRSPQWSEVQVRQLLAAYLEQPEDSALVSTWLQRLTARRSHKEKR; encoded by the coding sequence ATGAGTGACTTCCTGGCGGCTGCCGACCGGGCCTTGCTGGAGCGCAACGGCCTGGCCACGTTCGACGCGTTGTGGGCCAAGCAGCTCGACGCGGTGGACGAGCCGAACACCAGCCGTGGCGGCTGGAGCAGCGTGTTTCGCCTGGAGCTGGAGGGGCAGGGTTACTACCTCAAGCGCCAGAGCAACTACCTGACGCGCAGCCTGCACCGGCCATTCGGCGAGCCGAGTTTCTCCCGCGAGTTTCGCAATATCAGTCGTTACCGCGCCCTGGGGATCCCGGCCTTGCAGGCGGCGTTCTACGGCGAGCGCAAGGTGGCCGGCGAGTATCGCGCCATGCTGTTGACTCGTGCCCTCGACGGCTGGAACGACCTGGAGTCGTTGCTCGAGCAGTGGTCCTCGCTCAGCGATGTCCAGCACCGCGCGATCCTGCGGGCCTGCGGTGAATTGGCGCGCCGGCTGCACGGCGTCGGCCAGGTGCATGGCTGTTTCTACCCCAAGCATATTTTTCTGCAGGCCACCGGCGACGGTTACGCCGCGCAACTGATCGACCTGGAGAAAACCCGTCCATTGCTGTTCGGCTGGCGTGATCGCGTCAAGGATCTGGAGCCTTTGCTGCGCCGGTCCCCGCAGTGGTCCGAGGTGCAGGTGCGTCAACTGTTGGCGGCCTATCTCGAGCAGCCCGAGGACAGCGCGTTGGTCTCGACCTGGCTGCAGCGCCTCACGGCCCGGCGCAGCCATAAGGAGAAGCGCTGA
- a CDS encoding lipopolysaccharide kinase InaA family protein codes for MRLSELKNVGRAPSLPLTLELADAAGPGQLQLLSLLRVLPGQRYVGAAVWRGRAVLAKLLVGSKAARHFQRELSGVRLLAEQGLTTPLLLADGLQEGEGGWLLFEFIEGAQSLADAWQTVEGLPPLADEQTAVLAEALGAIAQMHTKGLWQEDLHLDNLLRQNGKLYLIDGAGIRAEEPGKPLSRNRVLENLGVFFAQLPKNLEPFTEELLVYYLLGNGEHALPLEALEKQVRKVSAWRLKDYLDKVGRECTLFSVERGAFGLRAIRREEVPAMLPVLEQADALLEQGHLYKTGGAASVARVEVAGRPLVIKRYNIKGFAHWLKRFWRPSRAWHSWREGNRLAFLGISTPKPLAVLEKRFLWLRSRAYLITEYLPGPDIIERFAPYVEHGDAPENELQALDRLFAELIRERISHGDFKGHNLFWHEDRWALIDLDAMCQHRSLASFAPAYAKDRARFMRNWPQDSALYQLIDERLPKQPT; via the coding sequence ATGCGCCTGTCGGAGCTGAAAAACGTCGGCCGCGCGCCGAGCCTGCCGTTGACGCTGGAGCTGGCGGACGCCGCCGGCCCTGGGCAGTTGCAACTTTTGAGCCTGCTGCGCGTGTTGCCAGGCCAGCGCTACGTTGGCGCGGCGGTGTGGCGCGGGCGTGCCGTGCTGGCCAAGCTGCTGGTAGGCAGCAAGGCCGCGCGGCATTTCCAGCGTGAGCTCAGCGGCGTTCGTCTGCTGGCCGAACAGGGCCTGACCACGCCGTTGCTGCTGGCGGACGGCCTGCAGGAAGGCGAGGGAGGCTGGTTGCTGTTCGAATTCATAGAGGGCGCACAAAGCCTGGCCGACGCCTGGCAGACGGTCGAAGGTTTGCCGCCGTTGGCCGACGAACAAACCGCCGTGCTCGCTGAGGCGCTGGGCGCGATCGCACAGATGCACACCAAAGGGCTGTGGCAGGAAGACCTGCACCTGGACAACCTGCTGCGCCAGAACGGCAAACTGTACCTGATCGACGGTGCCGGGATTCGCGCCGAAGAGCCTGGCAAGCCACTGTCGCGCAACCGTGTGCTGGAAAACCTGGGCGTATTTTTCGCCCAGTTGCCCAAGAATCTTGAGCCGTTCACCGAAGAGTTGCTGGTGTACTACCTGCTGGGCAATGGTGAACACGCCTTGCCCCTGGAGGCCTTGGAAAAACAGGTGCGTAAGGTCAGTGCGTGGCGCTTGAAAGACTATCTGGACAAGGTCGGCCGTGAGTGCACGCTGTTCAGCGTGGAGCGCGGTGCCTTTGGGTTGCGCGCGATCCGTCGCGAGGAGGTGCCGGCGATGCTGCCGGTACTGGAACAGGCCGACGCCCTGCTCGAGCAGGGCCACTTGTACAAGACCGGCGGCGCCGCCAGCGTAGCCAGGGTCGAGGTGGCCGGTCGGCCGCTGGTGATCAAGCGCTACAACATCAAGGGTTTCGCCCATTGGCTCAAGCGCTTCTGGCGCCCAAGCCGCGCCTGGCATTCCTGGCGCGAAGGCAACCGTCTGGCGTTCCTCGGCATCAGCACGCCCAAGCCGCTGGCCGTGCTGGAAAAGCGTTTCCTCTGGCTGCGCAGCCGCGCGTACCTGATCACCGAATACCTGCCGGGGCCGGACATCATCGAGCGCTTCGCGCCCTACGTTGAACACGGCGACGCACCGGAAAACGAACTGCAGGCGCTGGATCGTCTGTTCGCCGAGTTGATCCGCGAGCGCATCAGTCATGGCGATTTCAAGGGCCACAACCTGTTCTGGCACGAAGACCGCTGGGCGCTGATTGACCTTGACGCGATGTGCCAACACCGCAGCCTGGCCAGCTTCGCCCCGGCCTATGCCAAGGACCGTGCGCGATTTATGCGTAACTGGCCGCAGGACAGCGCGCTGTATCAGCTGATCGATGAGCGTTTGCCCAAGCAGCCCACCTGA
- a CDS encoding TonB-dependent receptor family protein, whose product MNHLTRLTLLLPGLLALCDTAGAEDAPLILDPSVVTGSRSASPTFDLPYSVDAIDRDQISDGQLGINASEALARVPGLVVQNRQNYAQDLQISSRGFGARSAFGVRGIKLFADGIPASTPDGQGQAATFNLDTAERIEVLRGPAATLYGSNAGGVIQMFSREGEGAPRIGAETLVGSDGLNKNHLTAEGATHGAGFVLDASRMDTDGYRDHSSARRDQTFAKLNLHPDDDSKLALIYSSLEQNGTQDPLGQTWAAYKADPRSVSANALTYNTRKSIDHQQVGMNYERYVGDATLQVNAYTGRRSVIQYLSIPKGTPANERGGGVVQFDRQFYGAGARWMQPIDSAPGELMIIGGLDFDQSQDSRHGYQNYSGNTLGVKGQLRRDEVDTARSLDPYLQANWALDRWTLQAGVRHSSMEMDVDDQFLSNGNASGRKIYRKTTPSMSVMYAFTPDLHGYVSAGKGFETPTQAELAYAPGNAEGFNFGLKPSDSTQYEVGLKAQVGSTRVNAAVFQITTEDELVVNQSLGGRTSYQNAGRTLRRGFELGLQSQLAEQWSTHLAYTRLQATYDSAFMGGGNPVDKGNYLPGVPQTTLFAELNWKPRDWVSSAIEGLYRSKVYVEDTNQQHAAPGYSVFNWRARLEQKVEHWTFHQTLRLDNVLDRQYVGSVIVGDGNGRYYEAAPGRSWYAGAGAEYQF is encoded by the coding sequence ATGAACCACCTCACCCGCCTCACCCTCTTGCTGCCCGGCCTGTTGGCCCTATGTGACACCGCAGGCGCGGAAGACGCGCCCCTGATACTCGACCCCAGCGTCGTCACCGGTTCACGCAGCGCCAGCCCGACCTTCGACCTGCCTTACTCAGTGGACGCAATCGACCGCGACCAGATCAGCGACGGCCAACTGGGCATCAACGCCTCCGAAGCCTTGGCGCGCGTGCCCGGACTGGTGGTCCAGAACCGTCAGAATTACGCGCAGGACCTGCAGATTTCCTCCCGTGGCTTTGGCGCCCGTTCGGCGTTTGGCGTACGCGGGATCAAGTTGTTTGCCGACGGCATCCCCGCCAGCACCCCGGACGGCCAGGGCCAGGCCGCCACGTTCAACCTGGATACCGCCGAACGCATTGAAGTGCTGCGCGGACCGGCCGCGACCTTGTACGGCAGCAACGCCGGGGGTGTGATTCAGATGTTCTCGCGTGAAGGCGAAGGCGCGCCGCGTATCGGCGCCGAAACCCTGGTGGGCAGCGACGGCCTGAACAAGAACCACCTCACCGCAGAAGGCGCCACCCATGGCGCCGGCTTCGTGCTGGATGCCTCGCGCATGGACACCGACGGCTACCGCGACCACAGCAGCGCCCGTCGCGACCAGACCTTCGCCAAGCTCAACCTTCACCCGGACGATGACAGCAAGCTGGCACTGATCTACAGCAGCCTGGAGCAGAACGGCACCCAGGACCCGCTGGGGCAGACGTGGGCCGCCTACAAAGCCGATCCACGCTCAGTGAGCGCCAACGCCCTGACGTACAACACGCGAAAAAGCATCGACCACCAGCAAGTGGGGATGAACTACGAGCGGTATGTGGGTGACGCGACGCTGCAGGTGAATGCGTATACGGGGCGGCGCAGCGTCATTCAGTACCTGTCGATCCCCAAAGGCACGCCCGCCAATGAGCGGGGCGGCGGCGTCGTGCAATTCGATCGCCAGTTCTACGGCGCCGGCGCGCGCTGGATGCAGCCCATTGACAGCGCGCCGGGGGAGTTGATGATTATCGGCGGGCTGGATTTCGACCAGAGCCAGGACAGCCGCCACGGCTACCAGAACTACAGCGGCAACACGCTGGGCGTAAAAGGCCAGTTACGTCGTGACGAAGTCGACACGGCGCGCAGCCTTGATCCCTACCTGCAAGCCAATTGGGCCCTTGATCGCTGGACCCTGCAAGCAGGTGTGCGCCATAGCAGCATGGAGATGGACGTCGACGATCAATTCCTCAGCAATGGCAACGCCAGCGGACGCAAGATCTATCGAAAAACGACGCCTTCCATGAGCGTGATGTACGCCTTCACCCCCGACCTGCACGGCTACGTCAGCGCAGGCAAGGGCTTCGAAACGCCCACCCAGGCCGAATTGGCCTACGCACCGGGTAACGCCGAAGGCTTCAACTTTGGCCTCAAGCCGTCAGACAGCACCCAGTATGAAGTGGGCTTGAAGGCGCAGGTGGGGAGCACGCGGGTCAACGCCGCCGTGTTCCAGATCACCACCGAGGATGAACTGGTGGTCAATCAATCCCTGGGCGGGCGCACCAGCTATCAAAACGCCGGCCGCACCCTGCGTCGCGGCTTCGAACTTGGCCTGCAAAGCCAGCTGGCGGAACAATGGAGCACCCACCTCGCCTACACCCGCCTGCAAGCCACCTACGACAGCGCCTTCATGGGCGGCGGCAACCCGGTGGATAAAGGCAATTACCTCCCCGGCGTACCGCAGACCACGCTATTTGCCGAGCTGAACTGGAAACCGCGGGACTGGGTCAGCAGCGCCATTGAAGGCCTGTACCGCAGCAAGGTCTATGTCGAAGACACCAACCAGCAGCACGCCGCGCCGGGGTACAGCGTATTCAACTGGCGGGCGCGCTTGGAGCAGAAGGTCGAGCACTGGACTTTCCACCAGACCTTGCGCCTGGATAACGTGCTGGACCGGCAGTATGTGGGCTCGGTCATTGTCGGCGATGGCAACGGCCGCTACTACGAAGCCGCGCCCGGCCGTTCGTGGTACGCCGGCGCCGGGGCCGAGTATCAATTCTGA
- a CDS encoding lipopolysaccharide kinase InaA family protein has product MAGWNLEPAYAALADDFGSLEAVFALQGERLTRDPLSEVIRVERGGVNYYVKRYSGAGKGLRRYLGKPRVKSEWQNLKRFAKWGIPTADVVAWGLDRNGLAYNRGAMITRELPKTEDLSVLAERNDARLKDPRWVDAISRQLAEYTRTMHDHRFTHNDLKWRNLLVDDQCTLYLIDCPNGDFWRGFWLKYRITKDLACLDKVAKYHLSATQRLRFYMKYRQRTHLTASDKQRIRHVVKFFEGRE; this is encoded by the coding sequence ATGGCGGGCTGGAACCTGGAACCGGCCTACGCCGCCCTGGCGGACGACTTCGGCAGCCTGGAGGCGGTGTTCGCGCTGCAAGGCGAACGGTTGACTCGAGACCCGTTGTCGGAAGTGATCCGGGTTGAGCGTGGCGGGGTCAATTACTACGTCAAGCGTTACTCCGGGGCGGGCAAGGGCTTGCGCCGTTACCTGGGCAAGCCGCGAGTGAAATCCGAATGGCAGAACCTCAAGCGTTTCGCCAAGTGGGGCATCCCTACCGCTGATGTAGTCGCCTGGGGCCTGGATCGCAACGGGCTGGCCTACAACCGTGGGGCGATGATTACCCGCGAATTGCCCAAGACCGAAGACCTGTCGGTTCTGGCCGAACGCAATGATGCGCGGCTCAAGGACCCCCGCTGGGTCGATGCCATCAGCCGGCAGCTCGCCGAATATACGCGCACCATGCACGATCACCGCTTCACCCATAACGACTTGAAGTGGCGCAACCTGCTGGTGGACGATCAGTGCACCCTCTACCTGATCGATTGCCCCAACGGCGATTTCTGGCGCGGTTTCTGGCTCAAGTACCGCATCACCAAGGACCTGGCCTGCCTGGACAAGGTCGCCAAATATCATCTGTCGGCCACCCAGCGCCTGCGTTTCTATATGAAATATCGACAACGCACCCACCTGACGGCGTCCGACAAACAACGAATTCGCCATGTGGTGAAGTTTTTCGAGGGACGTGAATGA